A section of the Agrobacterium tumefaciens genome encodes:
- the gndA gene encoding NADP-dependent phosphogluconate dehydrogenase, with protein MEQAEIGLIGLGVMGSNLALNIAEKGNKIAVFNRTPEATKKFYAEAGALQGQLIPCETIEEFVAAIRPPRPIIIMIKAGDPVDQQMEILKPHLANGDIMIDAGNANFRDTIRRFDNLKDSGLTFIGMGVSGGEEGARHGPSIMVGGTEESWKRVEKVLTSISAKYNDDPCVAWLGNDGAGHFVKTIHNGIEYADMQMIAEIYGILRDGLKMSAAEIADVFGEWNKGRLNSYLIEITEKVLRAADPITGKPMVDLILDKAGQKGTGKWSVIEAQNMGVAATAIEAAVAARILSSQKDEREAAEKIFGLPSVAPAPADKKAFIADLENALLAAKVGAYAQGFAIMSAASKEFNWNLPMPTIARIWRAGCIIRSEFLDEITSAFTKDPHVANLIVTPAFSAIVKDTDAPLRRVVSYAVLSGLPVSALASALGYFDAYRRGRGSANLIQAQRDFFGAHGFERTDGVDKPHGPWGSGADSF; from the coding sequence GTGGAACAGGCAGAAATCGGTTTGATCGGTCTCGGCGTCATGGGCTCGAACCTGGCGCTCAACATCGCCGAAAAAGGCAACAAGATCGCCGTATTCAACCGAACCCCTGAAGCGACGAAAAAATTCTACGCTGAAGCCGGGGCATTGCAGGGACAGCTGATCCCTTGCGAAACCATCGAGGAATTCGTTGCCGCCATTCGTCCTCCGCGCCCGATCATCATCATGATCAAGGCCGGCGACCCTGTTGACCAGCAGATGGAAATCCTGAAGCCGCATCTGGCCAACGGCGATATCATGATCGACGCCGGTAATGCGAACTTCCGCGATACGATCCGCCGCTTCGACAATCTGAAGGATAGCGGCTTGACCTTCATCGGCATGGGCGTTTCCGGTGGTGAAGAAGGTGCGCGCCACGGCCCGTCGATCATGGTCGGCGGCACCGAGGAGAGCTGGAAGCGCGTCGAGAAGGTTCTGACGTCCATCTCCGCCAAGTATAATGACGATCCGTGCGTGGCATGGCTCGGCAATGACGGCGCTGGCCACTTCGTCAAGACGATCCATAACGGCATCGAATATGCCGACATGCAGATGATCGCCGAAATCTATGGCATCCTGCGTGACGGTCTGAAGATGAGTGCCGCCGAAATCGCTGATGTCTTTGGCGAGTGGAACAAGGGCCGTCTGAATTCCTACCTGATCGAAATCACCGAGAAGGTTCTGCGCGCCGCCGATCCGATCACCGGTAAGCCGATGGTCGATCTGATCCTCGACAAGGCCGGCCAGAAGGGCACCGGCAAGTGGTCGGTCATCGAAGCCCAGAACATGGGCGTCGCCGCAACCGCCATCGAGGCGGCCGTGGCTGCCCGTATCCTGTCGTCGCAGAAGGACGAGCGCGAAGCTGCCGAGAAGATTTTTGGCCTGCCGAGCGTTGCGCCTGCACCGGCTGACAAGAAGGCCTTCATCGCCGATCTGGAAAACGCGCTTCTGGCCGCCAAGGTCGGTGCCTACGCGCAGGGCTTCGCCATCATGTCGGCCGCCTCCAAGGAGTTCAACTGGAACCTGCCGATGCCCACGATTGCCCGCATCTGGCGCGCAGGCTGCATCATCCGTTCGGAATTCCTCGATGAGATCACCTCGGCCTTCACCAAGGATCCGCATGTGGCGAACCTCATCGTGACGCCGGCGTTCTCCGCCATCGTCAAGGACACCGACGCGCCGCTGCGCAGGGTGGTTTCCTACGCCGTGCTCTCCGGCCTGCCGGTTTCGGCGCTCGCTTCCGCACTCGGCTATTTCGACGCCTATCGCCGCGGCCGCGGCAGCGCGAACCTCATCCAGGCGCAGCGCGACTTCTTCGGCGCCCACGGCTTCGAACGCACCGACGGTGTGGACAAGCCGCACGGCCCCTGGGGCAGCGGTGCAGACAGCTTCTGA
- a CDS encoding FixH family protein, with amino-acid sequence MTVNNQRASGFTFTGWHMLGVMVLFFGTVITVNMIMAWNAVHSWSGLVVPNTYVASQQFNAKAEAAKARAATGIRGKLIVDENTVRYEVFHPDTGPVDTDTVTAHFRRPVGESQNFDMELTPVSTGVFTAAHDMLPGQWIVEVTAVKDGRIIVHEGTRIAVVRGRK; translated from the coding sequence ATGACAGTGAACAATCAACGCGCCTCCGGTTTCACATTCACCGGCTGGCACATGCTCGGCGTCATGGTGTTGTTCTTCGGCACGGTCATCACCGTCAACATGATCATGGCCTGGAACGCGGTTCACAGCTGGAGCGGGCTTGTCGTGCCCAACACCTATGTCGCCAGCCAGCAGTTCAACGCCAAGGCGGAGGCCGCCAAGGCAAGGGCCGCGACCGGCATCAGGGGCAAGCTCATCGTTGACGAAAACACCGTGCGTTACGAGGTCTTCCATCCCGATACGGGGCCGGTCGACACGGATACGGTGACGGCACATTTCCGCCGGCCCGTGGGCGAGAGCCAGAATTTCGACATGGAACTCACCCCGGTTTCGACGGGTGTCTTCACGGCCGCCCACGACATGCTGCCGGGCCAGTGGATCGTGGAAGTGACAGCCGTCAAGGATGGCCGGATCATCGTGCATGAGGGTACGCGGATCGCCGTCGTCAGGGGGCGCAAATGA
- a CDS encoding cation-translocating P-type ATPase, translating into MSCCAPGTEGSLQLGEPVNPPSSEELLLASRDLGQGLRQTDLSVPDLYCGACITTIETALRHLPQVERARVNLSLKRVAVVWREEINGVRTDPAEIARAILATGYRTHLFASGQDASDALRSQLIRAVALCGFASANIMLLSVSVWSGADAATRDMFHWISAMIAAPALIYGGRFFYQSAWNALKHGRTNMDVPIALAITLSYAVSLWETIHHGEHAWFDATVSLLFFLLIGRTLDHIMRDKARSAIAGLARLSPRGATVLGESGIREYRPLSDIQPGMSISIAAGDRVAVDAVVESGSSDLDMSIVNGESAPRRVAAGDSLQAGTLNLTGSLVARVTATARDSFLSEVIGLMEAAEGGRARYRRIADRAASYYSPVVHLLALVTFLGWGFLGGDWKQAMLIAIAVLIITCPCALGLAVPVVQVVAAGRLFRHGIMVKEGSAMERLAEIDTVLFDKTGTLTVGKPKLVETRNVKPETMAIAAGLSAHSRHPLSKALHAAYRGAMPAFDVVREIPGSGVEAETEAGIYRLGNRRFAFPDDMSIDGGDARSEVVLSLDGRQLASFGFEDNPRAGAIVALRNLSRRGLALEIVSGDRAAAVSAMAQRLGIGNWRADLSPKDKAARCARLAGEGRRVLMVGDGINDAPALAAAHVSMAPATAADIGRQAADFVFMQENLDAVPFALATSQQAGRLIRQNFALAIGYNIIAVPIAIAGYATPMIAAIAMSTSSLIVVANALRLAGAAETVRLREDVKTDFAGEGAQLA; encoded by the coding sequence ATGAGCTGTTGCGCACCGGGAACGGAAGGGTCGTTGCAGCTGGGCGAGCCCGTCAATCCGCCATCGTCGGAGGAGCTGTTGCTGGCGAGCCGCGATCTGGGGCAGGGACTACGCCAGACTGACCTCAGCGTGCCGGATCTCTATTGTGGCGCCTGCATCACCACCATCGAGACCGCGCTTCGCCACCTGCCGCAAGTCGAGCGGGCGCGGGTGAACCTGTCATTGAAACGGGTGGCGGTCGTCTGGAGAGAAGAGATCAATGGCGTCAGGACCGATCCCGCCGAGATTGCGCGCGCCATCCTTGCGACGGGATATCGTACGCATCTTTTCGCCAGTGGGCAGGATGCTTCGGACGCCTTGCGCTCGCAGCTGATCAGGGCCGTGGCGCTTTGCGGCTTTGCCTCCGCCAATATCATGCTGCTCTCGGTCTCCGTCTGGTCGGGGGCGGATGCGGCGACGCGTGACATGTTCCACTGGATTTCGGCGATGATTGCCGCACCGGCGCTGATCTATGGCGGTCGTTTCTTTTATCAATCGGCGTGGAATGCGCTGAAACATGGCCGCACCAATATGGATGTGCCGATAGCGCTCGCCATCACGCTGTCCTACGCCGTTTCTCTGTGGGAAACGATTCATCACGGCGAACATGCGTGGTTCGATGCGACCGTGTCGCTGCTGTTCTTCCTGCTGATCGGACGCACGCTGGACCATATCATGCGCGACAAGGCGCGCTCGGCCATCGCCGGGCTCGCCCGCCTTTCGCCGCGCGGTGCGACCGTGCTGGGTGAGAGCGGCATACGAGAATATCGCCCGCTCTCGGATATCCAGCCGGGAATGTCGATTTCGATTGCGGCAGGGGACCGGGTGGCGGTGGACGCCGTGGTTGAAAGCGGCAGTAGTGATCTCGACATGTCCATCGTCAACGGCGAAAGCGCGCCGCGCCGCGTTGCCGCGGGCGACAGCCTGCAGGCGGGGACACTCAATCTCACCGGTTCGCTTGTGGCGCGGGTGACGGCCACTGCCAGAGACTCTTTCCTGTCGGAGGTCATCGGCCTGATGGAGGCGGCCGAAGGCGGGCGCGCGCGTTATCGTCGTATCGCCGACCGTGCCGCGAGCTATTATTCGCCCGTCGTGCATCTTCTCGCGCTGGTGACATTTCTCGGCTGGGGTTTCCTTGGCGGCGACTGGAAACAGGCAATGCTGATCGCCATAGCGGTTCTCATCATCACCTGCCCTTGCGCGCTCGGCCTTGCCGTTCCCGTCGTGCAGGTGGTTGCCGCAGGAAGGCTCTTCCGGCACGGCATCATGGTCAAGGAAGGCTCAGCCATGGAGCGCTTGGCCGAAATAGACACCGTGCTGTTCGACAAAACCGGTACGTTGACGGTGGGCAAGCCCAAACTGGTCGAGACCAGGAATGTGAAGCCTGAGACCATGGCAATTGCTGCGGGGCTTTCAGCCCATTCGCGCCATCCGCTCTCCAAGGCGCTGCACGCCGCCTATCGCGGAGCCATGCCGGCATTTGATGTCGTGCGCGAAATTCCGGGGTCGGGCGTCGAGGCCGAAACGGAGGCGGGCATCTACCGGCTCGGCAATCGTCGTTTTGCCTTCCCGGATGATATGTCGATAGACGGGGGCGATGCGCGGTCGGAAGTGGTGCTATCGCTTGACGGCCGTCAGCTTGCGAGCTTCGGCTTCGAGGACAATCCGCGCGCGGGTGCTATTGTGGCATTGCGCAACCTGTCGCGGCGCGGCCTTGCGCTGGAGATCGTCTCGGGTGACCGGGCCGCCGCCGTCAGTGCCATGGCGCAGCGGCTGGGCATCGGCAACTGGCGCGCGGACCTTTCGCCCAAAGACAAGGCGGCGCGCTGCGCCCGGCTTGCAGGCGAGGGCCGCCGGGTGCTGATGGTCGGCGACGGCATCAACGATGCGCCGGCGCTTGCTGCCGCCCACGTATCGATGGCGCCTGCCACTGCCGCCGATATCGGCCGGCAGGCTGCTGATTTCGTGTTCATGCAGGAGAACCTCGACGCCGTGCCTTTCGCGCTCGCGACATCACAGCAGGCCGGCCGGCTCATCAGGCAGAACTTTGCGCTGGCCATAGGCTACAACATCATCGCCGTGCCAATCGCGATCGCTGGTTACGCAACGCCCATGATCGCGGCGATTGCCATGTCGACATCGTCGCTGATCGTCGTCGCCAATGCGTTGCGCCTTGCCGGTGCGGCTGAAACCGTCCGTCTCCGGGAGGACGTGAAAACAGACTTTGCGGGCGAGGGAGCGCAACTGGCATGA
- a CDS encoding beta-mannosidase — protein MFSSSSPETVIDLAGLWRLTSAEGDHAAELSVPGDVHTALKNAGIIPDPYHGANEKLVQWVAERDWMIERTFILDEADASWYLDIEYLDTVAIVFVNDVPVLTADNCFRRYRPDVSRALRPGENTIRVHFHSNIAAGRERQARQPFYIPYHPGNSPIANGNMLRKPQCHFGWDWNIAIAPFGLYGKIRLKRLDTARVEHIVTSQHHVEGGVELHVAVTLFADGPASLPVYLSLNDERLRLDCGVGAGETVVRHVFFVENPELWWPAGSGEQTLYRLTVELPDETVTRQIGFRTIELLTDKDEAGSRFAFRINGREIFCRGANWIPADALYSLTSREKTEDLLCSAVEANMNMIRVWGGGFYEENWFYDLCDRLGLLVWQDFMFACNLYPCSDDFLDNVEHEVDYQVKRLSSHPSIALWCGDNELVGALTWFDESRNNRDRYLVAYDRLNRTIEKALKKAAPEALWWPSSPASGYLDYGDAWHADGSGDMHYWSVWHENKSFDNYRAVKPRFCSEFGFQSYTSMPVIRTYAEDKDMNIASPVIELHQKNAGGNERIAGTMFRYFRFPRDFENFVYLSQVQQALAIRTAVDYWRSLKPHCMGTLYWQLNDTWPVASWSSLDYGGGWKALHYAARRFFQPVAVSAIPSEDGRRVSFSMVNDTAEDVEIDMNVVALTMDGNRVPLKSANGTCTSDKAAILTDIDLESLPEGAILAWSFIASNGMTGEGHHVRDTYKALELQPAGLEFSVSPLKNGQYEIDVTAAGLALFVMLETDQPGRYSDNLFDLAAGETRRIIFTPKAAGGEPHFRIFDLHTCQSSPNPGIETMRRKA, from the coding sequence ATGTTTTCTTCTTCCTCGCCTGAAACCGTCATCGATCTGGCCGGGCTCTGGCGCCTCACCTCTGCGGAAGGAGATCATGCCGCTGAGCTTTCCGTTCCCGGAGATGTCCACACCGCACTGAAGAACGCAGGCATCATCCCCGACCCCTATCACGGCGCCAACGAAAAGCTCGTGCAATGGGTGGCCGAGAGAGACTGGATGATCGAGCGTACGTTCATTCTCGATGAGGCGGATGCAAGCTGGTATCTGGATATCGAGTACCTGGACACGGTCGCCATCGTCTTCGTCAATGATGTACCCGTGTTGACGGCGGATAATTGCTTCCGCCGCTACAGGCCGGATGTCTCGCGCGCGCTCCGGCCGGGCGAGAACACCATCCGCGTCCATTTCCATTCCAATATCGCCGCCGGCAGAGAGCGGCAGGCGCGGCAACCATTTTACATTCCCTATCATCCGGGAAATTCGCCGATCGCCAATGGGAACATGCTGCGCAAGCCGCAATGCCATTTCGGCTGGGACTGGAATATCGCCATCGCCCCCTTCGGCCTCTACGGCAAAATCCGGCTGAAGCGGCTCGACACGGCACGGGTCGAACATATCGTGACGTCGCAGCACCATGTAGAAGGCGGCGTCGAGCTGCATGTGGCCGTGACACTCTTTGCCGATGGACCGGCAAGCCTGCCAGTCTACCTGTCCCTCAATGACGAAAGGCTGAGGCTTGATTGCGGCGTTGGCGCCGGCGAAACGGTGGTGCGGCACGTCTTCTTTGTCGAGAACCCCGAACTCTGGTGGCCGGCAGGCAGTGGCGAGCAGACGCTCTACCGGCTGACGGTAGAATTGCCCGACGAGACCGTCACCCGTCAGATCGGCTTCAGAACCATCGAGCTTCTGACCGATAAGGATGAGGCCGGCAGCCGCTTCGCCTTCCGTATCAACGGCCGGGAAATCTTCTGCCGCGGCGCCAACTGGATTCCGGCAGATGCGCTCTATTCGCTGACAAGCCGGGAAAAGACCGAAGACCTCCTTTGCTCAGCAGTCGAGGCCAACATGAACATGATCCGTGTCTGGGGCGGCGGGTTCTATGAAGAGAACTGGTTCTACGATCTCTGCGATCGCCTTGGCCTGCTGGTCTGGCAGGACTTCATGTTCGCTTGCAATCTCTATCCCTGCAGCGATGACTTCCTCGATAATGTCGAGCACGAGGTCGATTATCAGGTGAAACGCCTGTCCTCGCACCCCTCCATTGCGCTCTGGTGTGGCGATAACGAGCTGGTGGGAGCGCTGACGTGGTTCGATGAATCCCGAAACAATCGCGACCGCTATCTCGTGGCCTATGACCGTCTGAACCGCACAATCGAAAAAGCTTTGAAGAAGGCTGCCCCGGAAGCGCTCTGGTGGCCATCGAGCCCAGCCTCGGGTTACCTCGATTATGGCGATGCCTGGCACGCGGATGGATCAGGTGACATGCATTACTGGTCCGTCTGGCATGAGAATAAATCGTTCGATAATTATCGTGCGGTCAAGCCGCGCTTCTGCTCGGAATTCGGTTTCCAGTCCTACACCTCGATGCCGGTCATCCGGACCTATGCGGAAGACAAGGACATGAACATCGCGTCGCCGGTCATCGAGCTTCACCAGAAGAACGCCGGCGGCAATGAGCGGATCGCCGGCACCATGTTTCGCTACTTCCGCTTCCCCAGGGATTTCGAGAACTTCGTGTATCTGAGCCAGGTGCAGCAGGCGCTGGCAATCCGAACGGCCGTGGATTACTGGCGCTCCCTGAAGCCCCATTGCATGGGCACGCTTTACTGGCAGCTCAACGATACATGGCCGGTCGCTTCATGGTCGAGCCTCGATTACGGCGGCGGCTGGAAGGCGCTGCATTACGCTGCTCGCCGTTTCTTCCAGCCGGTCGCGGTGTCTGCCATTCCCTCCGAAGATGGACGTAGGGTCAGCTTCTCGATGGTCAACGACACGGCGGAAGATGTCGAAATCGACATGAACGTCGTGGCGCTCACTATGGACGGCAACCGGGTGCCGTTGAAGTCCGCCAATGGCACATGCACGAGCGACAAAGCGGCAATACTGACCGATATCGATCTGGAGAGCCTTCCAGAAGGTGCCATCCTTGCCTGGAGCTTTATCGCTTCCAACGGCATGACAGGTGAAGGCCACCATGTGCGCGATACCTACAAGGCGCTAGAGCTTCAACCCGCCGGGCTCGAATTTTCCGTCAGCCCACTGAAAAACGGCCAGTACGAAATCGATGTCACTGCTGCCGGCCTCGCCCTCTTCGTCATGCTGGAGACAGATCAGCCGGGCCGCTACTCCGACAATCTCTTCGACCTCGCCGCCGGCGAAACCCGGCGTATCATCTTCACGCCGAAGGCGGCCGGCGGAGAGCCGCATTTCCGCATTTTCGATCTTCATACCTGCCAATCCTCGCCCAATCCTGGCATTGAAACCATGCGGCGAAAGGCATAA
- a CDS encoding RcnB family protein, translating to MKKFVTILLAATVLAAPMAQAQSRHDDRHRGVQVERHITTKKVIVKKHRWDRGQRLSARDRRHVVDRRDYRRYHLAEPRRDQRWVRVDNQFLLINAVSGLIVGLAAAR from the coding sequence ATGAAAAAGTTCGTCACCATTCTTCTGGCAGCCACCGTTCTTGCAGCACCGATGGCGCAGGCCCAGAGCCGCCACGATGATCGCCACCGCGGAGTCCAGGTCGAGCGTCACATCACCACCAAGAAAGTCATCGTCAAGAAGCATCGCTGGGATCGCGGCCAGCGCCTGTCTGCCCGTGATCGCCGCCATGTCGTAGACCGCCGCGACTACCGCCGTTACCACCTCGCAGAACCGCGCCGCGACCAGCGTTGGGTGCGCGTCGACAACCAGTTTCTGCTCATCAACGCCGTCAGCGGCCTCATCGTCGGCCTCGCCGCCGCCCGCTAA
- the mgrA gene encoding L-glyceraldehyde 3-phosphate reductase, which translates to MVWQPAENRYASMKYNHCGKTGLKLPAISLGLWHNFGNDTPHQTKQAICRRAFDLGITHFDLANNYGPPPGSAETAFGEILRTDFRGYRDEMIISSKAGYNMWPGPYGEWGSRKYLISSCDQSLKRMGLDYVDIFYSHRFDPDTPLEETCGALDQIVRSGKALYVGISSYNSKRTREAAAILKDLGTPCIIHQPSYSMINRWIEEDGLVDTLEELGIGSIVFSPLAQGMLTTKYLGGVPDGSRASQSKSLNPAFLNERNVENIRALNGIAERRGQTLAQMAIAWVLRGGRITSALIGASRVEQVEDCVKALDKPDFTPEELAEIDRYARDADINLWAKSAERA; encoded by the coding sequence ATGGTTTGGCAACCGGCCGAAAACCGTTACGCGTCCATGAAATACAATCATTGCGGCAAGACCGGCCTGAAGCTGCCGGCGATCTCGCTCGGGCTCTGGCACAATTTCGGCAACGACACGCCGCACCAGACGAAACAGGCCATCTGCCGCCGCGCCTTTGATCTCGGCATTACCCATTTCGATCTCGCCAACAATTACGGCCCGCCGCCCGGCAGCGCCGAAACCGCTTTCGGCGAAATCCTGAGGACGGATTTCCGGGGTTATCGCGACGAGATGATCATCTCCTCCAAGGCCGGTTACAACATGTGGCCCGGTCCCTATGGCGAATGGGGCAGCCGCAAGTATCTGATATCGTCATGCGACCAGAGCCTTAAACGCATGGGGCTGGACTACGTCGATATTTTCTATTCCCACCGTTTCGATCCCGATACTCCGCTTGAGGAAACCTGCGGCGCGCTGGATCAGATCGTACGCTCGGGCAAGGCGCTTTATGTCGGCATCTCCTCCTACAACTCGAAGCGCACCCGTGAGGCCGCAGCGATCCTGAAGGACCTCGGCACGCCCTGCATCATCCACCAGCCGAGCTATTCGATGATCAATCGCTGGATCGAGGAAGACGGTCTCGTCGACACACTGGAAGAACTGGGCATCGGCTCCATCGTCTTCTCGCCGCTGGCTCAGGGCATGCTGACGACGAAATATCTCGGCGGCGTGCCTGATGGCAGCCGCGCTTCGCAGAGCAAGTCGCTGAACCCAGCTTTCCTCAACGAGCGCAATGTCGAGAACATCCGCGCGCTGAACGGCATTGCCGAACGTCGCGGCCAAACGCTGGCGCAGATGGCGATTGCCTGGGTCCTGCGCGGCGGCCGCATTACCTCGGCGTTGATCGGCGCGAGCCGTGTCGAACAGGTCGAGGATTGCGTGAAGGCGCTGGATAAACCCGACTTCACGCCGGAGGAACTGGCGGAAATCGACCGTTACGCCAGGGATGCGGATATCAACCTCTGGGCAAAATCCGCCGAGCGGGCCTGA
- the ccoS gene encoding cbb3-type cytochrome oxidase assembly protein CcoS, producing the protein MNMLIYLIPVALFLGALGLFAFLWSVRSGQYEDMDGAAWRVIEDGDDHPRPSS; encoded by the coding sequence ATGAACATGCTCATCTATCTCATTCCGGTCGCGCTGTTCCTGGGCGCGCTTGGGCTTTTCGCCTTTCTCTGGTCGGTAAGGTCAGGCCAGTACGAGGATATGGACGGCGCGGCCTGGCGGGTAATCGAGGATGGTGACGACCACCCTCGGCCTTCGTCCTGA
- the znuA gene encoding zinc ABC transporter substrate-binding protein ZnuA, protein MKSFLIPLMASVAIAAAASGATAAPDVVVSIKPIHSLVAAIMKGVGEPQLIVDGAASPHTYNLRPSNARKLEKADVVFWIGPGLEAFLEKPLEALASKATVVELEDAKGLEKLPFRVGGPFEAHDDGDEAHDAHDAHAEAGGAHDHGHDHGDGHEDHDHGAYDTHLWLDTANAKAMAQEIETALIASDAGNAATYQANTKKLIDDLDALDAELKETVQPVKDKPFIVFHDAYQYFEHRYGVKTVGSITVSPETLPGADRVKQMQEKVRQLGATCVFAEPQFEPKLISVITEGTAAKSGTLDPEAATLEPGPDLYFKLMRGIAASLKACLS, encoded by the coding sequence ATGAAATCGTTCCTGATCCCGCTCATGGCATCCGTGGCCATTGCAGCCGCGGCCTCCGGCGCCACTGCCGCACCCGATGTCGTGGTCTCGATCAAGCCGATCCACTCCCTCGTTGCGGCCATCATGAAAGGTGTCGGGGAGCCACAGCTGATCGTTGATGGGGCGGCCTCTCCCCATACCTATAATCTGCGGCCGTCCAATGCACGCAAGCTTGAAAAAGCGGATGTGGTCTTCTGGATCGGGCCCGGGCTGGAGGCATTCCTCGAAAAGCCGCTGGAGGCGCTTGCCAGCAAAGCGACCGTGGTGGAACTGGAAGATGCCAAAGGATTGGAGAAATTGCCTTTCCGCGTGGGCGGCCCCTTCGAAGCCCATGACGATGGCGACGAAGCCCACGATGCGCACGACGCACACGCCGAAGCAGGCGGTGCGCACGATCATGGGCACGACCATGGCGACGGCCATGAAGATCATGACCACGGCGCGTACGACACGCATCTCTGGCTGGACACCGCCAATGCCAAGGCCATGGCGCAGGAAATCGAAACCGCGCTGATCGCTTCCGACGCCGGCAATGCCGCGACCTATCAGGCCAATACGAAAAAGCTGATTGATGATCTCGATGCACTTGACGCCGAACTCAAGGAAACCGTTCAGCCGGTGAAGGACAAGCCGTTCATTGTCTTCCACGACGCCTACCAATATTTTGAGCACCGCTACGGCGTAAAAACGGTCGGATCGATCACTGTCAGCCCGGAAACCCTGCCCGGCGCTGACCGTGTGAAGCAGATGCAGGAGAAAGTCCGTCAGCTCGGCGCAACCTGCGTTTTTGCCGAACCGCAATTCGAGCCGAAGCTGATTTCAGTCATCACTGAGGGCACTGCGGCAAAATCAGGAACGCTCGATCCAGAGGCGGCGACGCTGGAGCCTGGCCCCGACCTCTACTTCAAACTGATGCGTGGCATCGCCGCATCACTGAAGGCGTGCCTGTCCTGA
- a CDS encoding LacI family transcriptional regulator → MNDTGKSGRDDTSATTGERPTLKTIAYMTGLGITTVSRALKDAPDIGAETKERVRLIARQIGYQPNRAGVRLRTGKTNVIALVLSVDEELMGFTSQMVFGITEVLSSTQYHLVVTPHIHAKDSMAPIRYILDTGSADGVIISKIEPNDPRVRLMTERNMPFVTHGRSDMGIDHAFHDFDNETYAYEAVERLAQCGRKRLAVIVPPSRFSFHDHARRGFNRAIRDFGLTEFSFDAITSETPLEKIRDFGQKLMLSDDRPDGIVSISGSSTFALVAGFEAAGVKIGEDVDIVSKQSAEFLNWIKPQIHTVNEDIKLAGRELAKALLARINGAMPETLQSVARPEWSSMAPKP, encoded by the coding sequence ATGAACGATACTGGCAAATCCGGCAGGGACGATACATCCGCGACGACGGGCGAGCGTCCAACCTTGAAAACGATCGCCTATATGACCGGTCTCGGCATCACCACGGTCTCCCGCGCGCTGAAGGATGCGCCCGACATTGGCGCTGAAACCAAAGAGCGCGTCCGGCTCATCGCCCGCCAGATCGGATACCAGCCAAACCGCGCCGGTGTGCGCCTGCGCACGGGCAAGACCAATGTGATCGCCCTTGTTCTTAGCGTCGACGAAGAGCTGATGGGGTTCACCAGCCAGATGGTGTTCGGCATCACAGAGGTTCTTTCCTCGACGCAATATCATCTCGTCGTTACACCCCACATCCATGCCAAGGATTCCATGGCGCCGATCCGCTACATCCTTGATACTGGCTCGGCGGATGGGGTGATCATCTCGAAGATCGAGCCGAACGATCCGCGCGTCCGGCTCATGACCGAGCGTAATATGCCATTCGTGACGCATGGTCGGTCGGATATGGGCATCGACCACGCCTTTCACGATTTCGACAACGAGACCTACGCCTATGAGGCGGTTGAGCGGCTGGCGCAATGCGGCCGCAAAAGGCTTGCGGTGATCGTTCCGCCGTCGCGCTTTTCGTTCCATGACCATGCCCGCAGGGGCTTCAATCGCGCCATCAGGGATTTCGGTCTGACCGAGTTTTCTTTCGATGCCATCACCAGCGAAACGCCGCTGGAGAAAATCCGCGATTTTGGCCAGAAGCTGATGTTATCCGACGACCGTCCGGATGGTATCGTCTCGATCAGCGGAAGCAGCACCTTCGCGCTGGTGGCCGGTTTCGAGGCCGCGGGTGTGAAGATCGGCGAGGACGTTGATATCGTCTCCAAACAGTCGGCCGAATTCCTGAACTGGATCAAGCCGCAGATCCACACTGTCAATGAAGACATCAAGCTGGCGGGCAGGGAGCTTGCAAAAGCCCTGCTCGCCCGCATCAATGGCGCAATGCCGGAAACGCTTCAGAGCGTTGCCCGGCCGGAATGGTCTTCGATGGCGCCAAAGCCATAG